Proteins found in one Drosophila busckii strain San Diego stock center, stock number 13000-0081.31 chromosome 2R, ASM1175060v1, whole genome shotgun sequence genomic segment:
- the LOC108597037 gene encoding fatty acyl-CoA reductase 1, whose amino-acid sequence MTTKPNFDFEKQGTLTIGPVDDDEVDRIAASFKGRSLFITGGTGFLGKVLVEKLLRSCGELNRIYLLIRPKKGKDPQERIKDIFQNVLFDQVKQLRGEANIQKQVVAIAGDVLLPGLGISEQDLETLRNEVSIVYHCAATVRFDEPLRNAVFMNTRGTKYMLELACTLKRLEFFAYCSTAYCHLHVKTLYEKPYDPPADPHKVIQACEWLTDDEVSTIERKVLGDIPNTYAYTKSLAEALVVEKFNELPAVILRPSIVIPIWKEPIPGWTDNINGPTGLLIGAGKGVIRTMYCNSSGYGDFLPVDVAVNGILVASWRNITEGTSSSNRVAHMTSSNDIKVSWAEIIELGRWVIENKVPLNGVAWYPGGSMKSNYWVHYICMVLFQWIPALFVDALLWLLRYPPVLCRVQNRISKGFEVFEYYANNVWSFDNSQALKFRKLMNNRERKTYVIEKIDLDLIDYFTNCVLCARRLILKESDESIPAARRHMKIMWVVDKIYKGMWLFGILYMLYKCFFAS is encoded by the exons ATGACAACAAAACcgaattttgattttgagaAGCAGGGCACGTTGACCATAGGCCCGGTGGATGACGATGAAGTCGATCGCATTGCGGCGAGCTTCAAAGGACGCAGTCTGTTTATAACAGGAGGCACAGGTTTTCTGGGCAAGGTGCTGGTGGAAAAGCTGCTGCG CTCGTGCGGTGAATTAAAtcgcatttatttgcttatacgACCGAAGAAGGGCAAGGATCCACAGGAGCGCATTAAGGATATATTTCAGAATGTG CTCTTTGACCAGGTGAAACAGCTGCGTGGTGAGGCAAATATACAGAAGCAAGTTGTAGCCATAGCTGGAGATGTGCTGCTGCCAGGCTTGGGCATATCCGAGCAGGATCTGGAGACGTTGCGCAATGAGGTGTCTATTGTTTATCATTGCGCAGCAACTGTACG tttcGATGAGCCACTGCGCAATGCCGTTTTTATGAATACGCGCGGCACCAAGTATATGCTGGAGCTGGCTTGCACTTTGAAGCGTTTGGAGTTCTTTGCATATTGCTCCACTGCCTATTGCCACTTGCATGTAAAAACTCTCTACGAGAAGCCCTACGATCCGCCAGCGGATCCGCACAAAGTCATACAGGCATGTGAGTGGCTGACCGATGACGAGGTGTCCACCATTGAGCGCAAAGTATTGGGCGACATACCCAACACCTATGCCTATACCAAATCCTTAGCAGAGGCGCTGGTTGTAGAGAAGTTCAACGAACTGCCTGCAGTTATTCTGCGTCCATCTATAGTCATACCCATTTGGAAGGAGCCCATACCTGGCTGGACGGATAATATTAATGGACCTACAGGTTTGCTCATTGGCGCCGGCAAAGGTGTCATACGCACCATGTACTGTAATTCGTCGGGCTATGGTGACTTTCTGCCCGTGGATGTTGCTGTCAATGGCATTTTGGTGGCTAGCTGGCGTAATATTACAGAAGGCACGTCTAGCTCAAATCGAGTTGCGCATATGACGTCATCAAATGATATTAAAGTCTCTTGGGCCGAGATCATTGAGTTAGGACGTTGGGTCATTGAGAATAAAGTGCCCTTGAATGGCGTGGCTTGGTATCCTG gTGGTTCCATGAAATCCAACTATTGGGTTCACTACATTTGCATGGTACTCTTTCAATGGATTCCTGCTCTCTTTGTTGACGCCTTGCTCTGGCTTTTGCGCTATCCTCCTGT CTTATGTCGTGTTCAGAATCGTATTTCAAAAGGTTTCGAGGTCTTTGAGTACTATGCTAACAATGTTTGGAGCTTTGACAATTCGCAGGCCCTCAAGTTTCGCAAGCTTATGAATAATAGGGAACGCAAAACATATGTAATAGAGAAAATTGATCTTGATTTAATTGATTACTTCACAAACTGTGTGTTGTGTGCACGTCGCTTGATTCTTAAGGAATCTGACGAGTCTATACCTGCAGCCAGGCGTCACATGAAAAT CATGTGGGTTGTGGACAAGATCTACAAGGGCATGTggctttttggcattttgtataTGCTTTATAAATGCTTCTTTGCCAGTTAG